Proteins from a single region of Polynucleobacter sp. KF022:
- the ispF gene encoding 2-C-methyl-D-erythritol 2,4-cyclodiphosphate synthase produces the protein MTQSNHHIPQFRIGQGYDVHALVPDRKLILGGVHIPFEKGLLGHSDADALLHALTDALLGAAGLNDIGQLFPDTDPQFKDMDSRILLRAALQKVQAAGFQIGNVDATIICQKPKLADFLPEMVRNIAADLAVTPSHVNLKAKTNESLGHLGRGEGIAVHAVALLYKA, from the coding sequence ATGACCCAAAGCAATCACCATATTCCACAGTTTCGCATTGGCCAGGGTTATGACGTTCATGCCTTAGTTCCTGATCGCAAACTCATCCTAGGGGGTGTTCATATTCCTTTTGAAAAGGGTTTATTGGGACATTCTGATGCAGATGCTCTTTTGCATGCTCTAACGGATGCCTTATTAGGCGCTGCTGGATTAAATGATATTGGGCAGTTATTTCCTGATACGGATCCTCAGTTCAAGGATATGGACAGCCGAATCTTGCTCAGAGCAGCCCTTCAGAAGGTTCAGGCGGCAGGGTTTCAAATAGGCAATGTCGATGCCACCATCATCTGCCAAAAGCCAAAATTGGCCGATTTTTTGCCAGAAATGGTCCGTAATATTGCGGCCGATTTGGCCGTTACCCCAAGCCATGTCAACCTTAAAGCCAAGACCAACGAATCCCTTGGGCACCTGGGCAGGGGAGAGGGCATCGCTGTACATGCAGTAGCTTTGCTCTACAAGGCCTAA